In a single window of the Deinococcus aetherius genome:
- a CDS encoding protease complex subunit PrcB family protein, protein MKTSLTAALLLGAGLLAGCSMNGPGNLRVHEALLYGGTQERITWVYGDLRGSAQSSVKLGNTAVELRAQVPDPLAVAGSLSVNGKATYRLPTAAMTPKLALTHDTQGLFNVTLNEAAGTVYFTDGRTWSRLSAPAGAGLRGTAVAGLRGAGNFTDAEADALSAALLNQGPLAVTVLNEAGVPDAPLAVEPAPTEYRRTALYVLPNVRTVVAQGSATGSVTITPGAGQPGSVQAQGARVTFTELASGTNAAVTDPTVRVATSQGELSALYGLAYGRQTGVPAAPSLGAGGTAVGIFLGQRPTGGYGVRVLGASTQGGVLTLTAEVRSPGPGSITTQALTSPWTIVRVSGTYREVRVVNAQGQSLPGGAGGGTGQTR, encoded by the coding sequence ATGAAGACATCCCTGACTGCCGCGCTGCTTTTAGGCGCGGGCCTTCTCGCGGGCTGCTCAATGAACGGCCCCGGCAACCTAAGGGTCCACGAGGCCCTGCTCTACGGCGGCACCCAGGAGCGCATCACCTGGGTGTACGGCGACCTGCGGGGCTCGGCCCAGAGCAGCGTCAAATTGGGCAACACGGCGGTGGAACTGCGCGCCCAGGTGCCCGACCCCCTCGCCGTGGCGGGGAGCCTCAGCGTGAACGGGAAGGCGACGTACCGCCTGCCGACCGCCGCCATGACCCCCAAGCTGGCCCTCACCCACGACACGCAGGGCCTGTTCAACGTGACGCTCAACGAGGCGGCAGGCACGGTGTACTTCACCGACGGGCGCACCTGGAGCCGCCTGAGCGCCCCAGCGGGGGCGGGCCTGCGGGGCACCGCCGTCGCCGGGCTGCGCGGGGCGGGCAACTTCACCGACGCGGAGGCCGACGCCCTGAGCGCCGCGCTGCTCAACCAGGGCCCGCTCGCCGTGACCGTGCTGAACGAGGCGGGCGTGCCCGACGCGCCCCTCGCGGTCGAGCCCGCGCCCACCGAGTACCGCCGCACGGCCCTGTACGTGCTGCCGAACGTGCGCACGGTCGTCGCGCAGGGGAGCGCCACCGGCAGCGTCACGATCACACCGGGAGCGGGGCAGCCCGGTTCCGTTCAAGCCCAGGGGGCACGCGTGACCTTTACCGAACTCGCCAGCGGAACGAACGCCGCCGTCACCGACCCCACCGTGCGGGTCGCCACCAGCCAGGGCGAGCTGAGCGCGCTGTACGGCCTCGCCTACGGGCGGCAGACGGGCGTGCCCGCCGCGCCCAGCCTGGGGGCGGGAGGCACGGCGGTCGGCATCTTCCTGGGGCAGCGGCCCACCGGCGGCTACGGGGTGCGGGTTCTCGGCGCCAGCACCCAGGGCGGCGTCCTCACCCTCACCGCCGAGGTGCGCTCACCGGGGCCGGGCAGCATCACCACCCAGGCCCTCACGAGCCCCTGGACCATCGTCCGCGTGAGCGGCACCTACCGCGAGGTGCGCGTGGTGAACGCCCAGGGCCAATCCCTGCCGGGCGGCGCGGGCGGCGGCACCGGACAGACGCGTTGA
- a CDS encoding inositol monophosphatase family protein, translating to MTDLAAALTVAVEAARTAGAIHRAHAGKALNIRSKSTYSDLVTEVDALSEAAIREVIARTYPDHAVLGEEEGLAGGSGDAPYRWVVDPLDGTVNYAHGFPFSCVSVGLEERGERVVGAVFDQGRDELFTATRGGGAFLNGSLIRVSDTPTLTTPALVSTGFPYDGSGEGNLALVARLLRLGVPVRRPGAAALDLCYVACGRIDAYWEFGLKPWDSAAGSLILEEAGGTVTGRDGVPTPYAPMIVATNGRVHAELLALLREE from the coding sequence ATGACCGACCTCGCCGCCGCCCTGACCGTCGCCGTGGAGGCGGCCCGCACCGCCGGGGCCATCCACCGCGCCCACGCCGGAAAGGCCCTGAACATCCGCAGCAAGTCCACCTACAGCGACCTCGTGACCGAGGTGGACGCCCTGTCGGAGGCCGCCATCCGCGAGGTGATCGCCCGCACGTACCCCGACCACGCCGTCCTGGGCGAGGAGGAGGGCCTGGCGGGAGGCAGCGGGGACGCGCCCTACCGCTGGGTGGTCGATCCCCTCGACGGCACCGTGAACTACGCGCACGGCTTCCCCTTCTCGTGCGTGAGCGTCGGGCTGGAGGAACGCGGCGAGCGGGTGGTGGGCGCCGTGTTCGACCAGGGCCGCGACGAACTCTTCACGGCGACGCGCGGCGGCGGGGCCTTCCTGAACGGCTCACTCATCCGCGTGAGCGACACCCCCACCCTGACTACCCCGGCCCTGGTGTCCACCGGCTTCCCCTACGACGGGAGCGGGGAGGGCAACCTCGCCCTCGTCGCCCGATTGCTGAGGCTGGGGGTGCCCGTCCGCCGTCCGGGGGCCGCCGCGCTCGACCTGTGCTACGTGGCCTGCGGACGGATCGACGCCTACTGGGAATTCGGCCTCAAGCCCTGGGACAGCGCCGCCGGAAGCCTGATCCTGGAGGAGGCGGGGGGCACGGTGACGGGCCGGGACGGCGTGCCCACCCCCTACGCCCCCATGATCGTGGCGACGAACGGGCGGGTCCACGCGGAACTCCTCGCCCTGCTGCGGGAGGAGTGA
- a CDS encoding EamA family transporter yields MPPVRRVLPASLPPVPALLLSMLSIQGGAAFAKTLFPTLGAAGTTALRVTLAAALLSLVFRPRLRDLTVEAWRAVVPYGAALGLMNLSFYLSLTRLPLGLAVTLEFVGPLVLALALSRRFQDLTWVALAAVGIVLIAPHGGAGGTLDPLGAALALTAGGFWALYILAGGAVGRRVPGVTGVVAGMLVASAVTLPFGLVQSGAGLLAPHALLAGLAVAVLSSALPYSLEMAALRALPARVFGVLMSLEPALAALSGLLFLGERLTPLQWLAMGCVIAASVGISLSGERRVVEVEPVN; encoded by the coding sequence ATGCCCCCCGTGCGCCGCGTCCTGCCCGCCTCCCTGCCCCCTGTCCCGGCGCTGCTGCTCTCCATGCTGAGCATCCAGGGGGGTGCGGCCTTCGCCAAGACGCTCTTTCCCACGCTGGGCGCGGCGGGCACCACCGCCCTGCGGGTGACTCTCGCCGCCGCCCTTCTGAGCCTCGTCTTCCGTCCCCGCTTGCGTGACCTCACGGTGGAGGCGTGGCGGGCCGTCGTTCCCTACGGGGCGGCCCTCGGCCTGATGAACCTCAGCTTCTACCTCTCTCTGACCCGGCTGCCGCTCGGGCTGGCGGTCACGCTGGAGTTCGTGGGGCCGCTCGTGCTGGCGCTCGCCCTCTCTCGCCGGTTTCAGGATCTCACCTGGGTCGCCCTGGCGGCGGTCGGCATCGTCCTGATCGCGCCGCACGGGGGAGCCGGCGGCACCCTCGACCCCCTCGGGGCGGCGCTCGCTCTCACCGCCGGAGGTTTCTGGGCGCTGTACATCCTGGCGGGTGGGGCGGTCGGGCGGCGGGTGCCGGGCGTGACGGGAGTCGTGGCGGGAATGCTCGTCGCGTCGGCCGTCACCCTGCCCTTCGGTCTGGTCCAGTCGGGGGCCGGGTTGCTCGCCCCCCACGCGCTCCTCGCGGGTCTGGCCGTCGCCGTGCTGTCGAGCGCCCTGCCCTACAGCCTGGAGATGGCCGCCCTGCGCGCCCTCCCCGCCCGCGTCTTCGGCGTGCTGATGAGCCTGGAGCCCGCCCTCGCCGCCCTCAGCGGTCTGCTCTTCCTGGGCGAGCGCCTGACCCCGCTGCAATGGCTGGCGATGGGCTGCGTGATCGCCGCCAGCGTGGGCATCAGCCTGAGCGGCGAGCGGAGGGTGGTAGAGGTGGAACCGGTGAATTGA
- a CDS encoding IS982 family transposase, with protein MCRPDLSLLPIPDALRRLTVWLTPQMPSKLVHPHEKISDAELVAVALLQRIHKAPYFRGWWRMLKLNHCPHYPSEVQARTRLERLTPVIEGASVEVQALDFVAVDSEPLPVCTFKRAPRCKFKGARHGFSTSGPVYGFKLHAWTTLNGKIAQYVLRPANEHDFTVGCVMNRDWPTFGGPKQIGDKGYQSGTYLTPPKSNAKRPDPRWKDEYAAARKIIESAFSVLVGSGLRWGQVKTMASLRLKVALLVLAHNLKFFDLPA; from the coding sequence ATGTGCCGTCCCGACCTCAGTCTACTCCCCATTCCCGACGCCCTGCGACGCCTGACGGTCTGGCTGACCCCCCAGATGCCATCCAAGCTGGTCCACCCCCACGAGAAGATCAGTGACGCCGAATTGGTGGCGGTGGCCCTATTGCAGCGGATTCACAAAGCACCCTACTTCAGGGGCTGGTGGAGGATGCTCAAACTCAACCACTGTCCCCATTACCCTTCGGAGGTCCAGGCCCGTACCCGGCTGGAACGCTTGACCCCTGTGATCGAGGGCGCGAGTGTCGAAGTCCAGGCACTGGACTTCGTGGCCGTGGACTCCGAACCCCTCCCAGTCTGCACCTTCAAGCGCGCTCCCCGTTGCAAGTTCAAGGGGGCACGACACGGCTTCAGTACCTCCGGCCCGGTGTATGGGTTCAAGCTGCATGCCTGGACGACCCTGAATGGCAAAATCGCCCAGTACGTGCTCCGGCCCGCCAACGAGCATGACTTCACCGTCGGGTGCGTGATGAACCGCGACTGGCCCACCTTCGGTGGGCCGAAGCAGATTGGGGACAAAGGCTATCAGTCCGGCACGTACCTGACGCCACCCAAAAGCAATGCCAAGCGTCCTGACCCTCGTTGGAAAGACGAATATGCGGCTGCCCGCAAGATCATCGAGTCGGCGTTCTCGGTGCTGGTGGGTTCCGGCTTGCGGTGGGGGCAGGTCAAGACGATGGCGAGCTTGCGGCTCAAGGTCGCCCTCCTCGTCCTCGCCCACAACCTCAAGTTCTTTGACCTCCCCGCCTAA
- a CDS encoding helix-turn-helix domain-containing protein yields MTDKGQDMFTVPQVARLLHISDDTVRRQIREGDLEAIRIGTTPKGRPRYRILSTVVEQKLKQSTLSQSSALDRLREAFAPLTDEQKEELIERAIQWARAQTPDEPDDTPRLPEQTREEIARRLNPRAKKLLGQLRDE; encoded by the coding sequence ATGACCGACAAAGGCCAGGACATGTTCACCGTGCCGCAAGTCGCCCGACTGCTTCATATCAGCGACGACACCGTGCGGCGACAGATCAGGGAGGGCGATCTGGAGGCCATACGAATCGGCACCACGCCCAAGGGAAGGCCGCGTTACCGCATCCTCAGCACAGTTGTCGAGCAGAAGTTGAAACAGAGCACGCTGTCCCAGTCCTCGGCCCTCGACCGCCTGCGCGAGGCGTTCGCTCCGCTGACCGACGAGCAGAAAGAAGAGCTGATCGAACGGGCGATCCAGTGGGCACGGGCGCAAACCCCGGATGAGCCCGACGATACGCCCCGCCTGCCCGAACAGACGAGGGAAGAGATTGCCCGGCGCCTCAACCCCAGGGCGAAGAAACTGCTCGGCCAGCTTCGGGACGAGTGA
- the purB gene encoding adenylosuccinate lyase: MIDRYLTPEMRALWSEASRYRAWLRVELAAMQAQAAHGEVPREAFEALTARAAADPLDDAFAVRVAEIEAVTRHDIVAFTRALTERYGEEARFIHHGLTSTDVVDTAQNLLLDEALGLIESDVRALREVCRNQAINHKHTPVVGRTHGIHAEPMTFGLKFLNWMATLDRDLERLAAARKRVQVVMLSGSVGTYAHVSPQIEEAVAAAWGWQAAPVTNQTLARDRHVEVLSALAILGTTLERVAVEIRHLQRSEVREAMEPFGKGQTGSSSMPHKKNPILTENVTGLARLLRGYLVTGLENVALWHERDISHSSAERVILPDATAAASYATRRLTGVLKGLVVFPERMLRNLNDLGGLVFSQRVLHALIDEKGMSREAAYDLVQRHALRSWETGEGLRDLLRSDPENPLSEAELGAAFDLGWYLRHVGEIYGRFGL, encoded by the coding sequence GTGATCGACCGTTACCTGACCCCCGAAATGCGGGCCCTGTGGAGCGAGGCGAGCCGGTACCGCGCCTGGCTGCGGGTGGAACTCGCCGCCATGCAGGCCCAGGCCGCCCACGGCGAGGTGCCCCGGGAGGCCTTCGAGGCGCTGACGGCCCGCGCGGCAGCCGACCCCCTCGATGACGCCTTCGCCGTGCGCGTCGCCGAGATCGAGGCGGTCACCCGGCACGACATCGTGGCCTTCACCCGGGCACTCACCGAGCGGTACGGCGAGGAGGCCCGCTTCATCCACCACGGCCTGACGAGCACGGATGTGGTGGACACGGCACAGAACCTCCTGCTGGACGAGGCGCTGGGGCTGATCGAGTCGGACGTGCGGGCATTGCGCGAGGTCTGCCGCAACCAGGCCATCAATCACAAGCACACACCCGTCGTGGGCCGCACCCACGGCATCCACGCCGAGCCCATGACCTTCGGCCTGAAGTTCCTGAACTGGATGGCGACGCTCGACCGTGACCTGGAGCGGCTGGCGGCCGCGAGAAAGCGGGTGCAGGTCGTCATGCTCTCGGGCTCGGTGGGCACGTACGCGCACGTCTCCCCGCAGATCGAGGAGGCGGTCGCCGCCGCGTGGGGCTGGCAGGCGGCACCCGTCACCAACCAGACGCTCGCGCGGGACCGCCACGTCGAGGTCCTGAGTGCCCTCGCCATCCTGGGCACCACGCTGGAAAGGGTCGCCGTCGAGATTCGCCACCTCCAGCGGTCCGAGGTGCGCGAGGCGATGGAGCCCTTCGGCAAGGGGCAGACGGGCAGTTCCTCCATGCCGCACAAGAAAAACCCCATCCTGACCGAGAACGTGACCGGCCTCGCCCGGCTGCTGCGCGGCTACCTCGTGACCGGGCTGGAGAACGTCGCCCTGTGGCACGAGCGCGACATCAGCCACTCCAGCGCCGAGCGGGTCATCCTCCCCGACGCCACGGCTGCGGCGAGCTACGCCACCCGGCGCCTGACGGGCGTGCTGAAGGGGCTCGTGGTCTTCCCCGAGCGGATGCTGCGGAACCTGAACGACCTCGGCGGCCTGGTGTTCAGCCAGCGGGTGCTGCACGCCCTGATCGACGAGAAGGGCATGAGCCGCGAGGCCGCCTACGACCTCGTGCAGCGCCACGCCCTGAGAAGCTGGGAGACGGGCGAGGGCCTGCGCGACTTGCTGCGGAGTGACCCCGAGAACCCGCTGAGCGAGGCGGAACTGGGCGCCGCCTTCGACCTGGGGTGGTATCTGCGGCACGTGGGGGAGATTTACGGGCGGTTCGGGCTGTAG
- the glgP gene encoding alpha-glucan family phosphorylase: protein MNVIGKVTVLPQLPEAIGRLSELAYNLYWSWTPHAQSLYQELDPEVWERFQHNPVRTLLEVPQERLTHAAANPDYLARYGRVMADFDAYMTKKDTWASRNAPGLAPVAYFSMEYGFHESLPIYSGGLGVLAGDHCKSASDLGLPFTAVGMLFHQGYFRQMFNKDGWQEEAYDELDLTTLPIRPALTPGGEEARVSVYIGSRSVHVRVWELAVGRIRVLLLDANVPENSEDDRKLTARLYGGNQELRVQQYVLLGVAGIRALRLLNVPAGVYHMNEGHAALLGLERVREYVGQGLDFRAALEAVASSTLFTTHTPVAAGNDAFAYDLMDRHLSGWPALLGTGRDDLYALARHEQFWDGHWVPTFSMTVFALNMSRAANGVSELHGEVSRDMWKFLYEGAEAQEVPIGHVTNGAHNLTFTSQAMRDLLGTVLPQGWTERLEDEAMWEAVEELSDTQLSDVQLEMKREMVTFVRRSLKAQMIRNGASAADVAATDTVLSENALTIGFARRFATYKRATLLFRDKARLSRIVNDPDRPVQFVFAGKAHPADNPGKAFIQEIYRVSQEPEFRGRVVILENYDMSVARQLVQGVDIWLNNPRRPLEASGTSGMKASFNGSPNFSILDGWWREGYDGTNGWPIGEEREYSDLGVQDDADAYSLYSTLESEIVPLYYGSGGQRGGWARTVRRAIRTVSPRFSMQRQVIDYVRKYYLPLTARGAEVTADGGRRAREIASWKTWVRQQWPYTTLQASANLPTTAHPGQRVEVRASVNPAGIRPEELQVEAVLKRGDHVTRVPLTHEEGGRFTAQVPLDDSGLYSIGVRMVPEIEGLSNPLEAGLIKWA, encoded by the coding sequence ATGAACGTCATCGGCAAGGTCACCGTGCTGCCGCAACTGCCCGAGGCTATCGGGCGGCTGTCGGAACTCGCCTACAACCTGTACTGGTCCTGGACCCCGCACGCCCAGTCGCTCTACCAGGAACTCGACCCCGAGGTTTGGGAGCGCTTCCAGCACAACCCGGTCCGCACCCTGCTCGAAGTCCCGCAGGAGAGGCTGACGCACGCCGCCGCCAACCCCGACTACCTGGCGCGCTACGGGCGGGTGATGGCCGACTTCGACGCGTACATGACGAAAAAGGACACCTGGGCGAGCCGGAACGCCCCCGGCCTCGCGCCCGTCGCCTATTTCAGCATGGAGTACGGCTTCCACGAGTCGTTGCCGATCTACAGCGGCGGCCTGGGCGTGCTGGCTGGTGACCACTGCAAGAGTGCCTCCGACCTGGGGCTGCCCTTCACGGCGGTGGGGATGCTCTTCCACCAGGGGTACTTCCGGCAGATGTTCAACAAGGACGGCTGGCAGGAGGAGGCGTACGACGAACTCGACCTCACCACCCTGCCCATCCGGCCCGCGCTGACGCCGGGGGGGGAAGAGGCCCGGGTGAGCGTGTACATCGGGAGCCGCAGCGTCCACGTGCGGGTGTGGGAACTCGCGGTGGGGCGCATCAGGGTGCTGCTCCTCGACGCGAACGTGCCCGAGAACAGCGAGGACGACCGCAAGCTGACGGCCCGGCTGTACGGGGGCAACCAGGAGCTGCGAGTGCAGCAGTACGTCCTGCTGGGCGTGGCGGGCATCCGGGCGCTGCGGCTGCTGAACGTGCCCGCCGGGGTCTACCACATGAACGAGGGGCACGCCGCCCTGCTGGGCCTGGAGCGCGTCCGCGAGTACGTGGGGCAGGGCCTGGACTTCCGCGCCGCCCTGGAGGCGGTGGCGAGCAGCACCCTCTTTACCACCCACACCCCGGTCGCCGCCGGGAACGACGCCTTCGCCTACGACCTGATGGACCGCCACCTCAGCGGATGGCCCGCCCTGCTGGGCACCGGCCGCGACGACCTCTACGCCCTGGCCCGCCACGAGCAGTTCTGGGACGGCCACTGGGTGCCCACCTTCTCCATGACGGTCTTTGCCCTGAACATGAGCCGCGCGGCGAACGGCGTCTCCGAACTCCACGGCGAAGTCAGCCGCGACATGTGGAAGTTCCTCTACGAGGGCGCCGAAGCACAGGAGGTGCCCATCGGCCACGTCACGAACGGGGCGCACAACCTCACCTTCACGAGCCAGGCCATGCGCGACCTGCTGGGCACGGTGCTCCCGCAAGGCTGGACCGAGCGGCTGGAGGACGAGGCGATGTGGGAGGCCGTGGAGGAGCTATCGGACACCCAGCTCTCCGACGTGCAGCTCGAAATGAAGCGCGAGATGGTCACCTTCGTCCGTCGCAGCCTTAAGGCCCAGATGATCCGCAACGGGGCCTCAGCCGCCGACGTGGCCGCCACCGACACGGTGCTCTCGGAGAATGCGCTGACCATCGGGTTCGCGCGCCGATTCGCCACCTACAAGCGCGCCACGCTCCTCTTCCGCGACAAGGCCCGCCTCAGCCGCATCGTGAACGACCCCGACCGCCCCGTGCAGTTCGTGTTCGCGGGCAAGGCGCACCCCGCCGACAACCCCGGCAAGGCGTTCATTCAGGAGATCTACCGCGTCTCCCAGGAGCCCGAGTTCCGGGGCCGAGTCGTGATTCTGGAGAACTACGACATGAGCGTCGCCCGCCAGCTCGTGCAGGGGGTGGACATCTGGCTCAACAACCCCCGCCGCCCGCTGGAGGCGTCGGGCACGAGCGGCATGAAGGCGAGCTTCAACGGCTCCCCCAACTTCTCCATCCTCGACGGCTGGTGGCGGGAGGGCTATGACGGCACGAACGGCTGGCCCATCGGCGAGGAGCGCGAGTACAGCGACCTGGGCGTGCAGGACGACGCCGACGCCTACAGCCTCTACAGCACGCTGGAGAGTGAGATCGTGCCCCTGTACTACGGCAGCGGCGGTCAGCGCGGCGGCTGGGCGAGGACGGTGCGCCGCGCCATCCGGACGGTGAGCCCCCGCTTCTCGATGCAGCGCCAGGTCATCGACTATGTCCGGAAGTACTACCTGCCCCTCACGGCGCGCGGCGCGGAGGTCACCGCCGACGGGGGGAGGCGTGCCCGCGAGATCGCCTCGTGGAAGACCTGGGTGCGCCAGCAGTGGCCGTACACGACCCTGCAAGCGAGCGCCAACCTCCCCACCACGGCCCACCCCGGCCAGCGGGTCGAGGTGCGCGCGAGCGTCAACCCCGCCGGAATCCGCCCCGAGGAACTCCAGGTCGAGGCGGTCCTCAAGCGCGGCGACCACGTCACCCGCGTGCCCCTGACCCACGAGGAGGGCGGCCGGTTCACCGCCCAGGTGCCGCTCGACGACAGCGGGCTGTACTCCATCGGCGTGCGCATGGTCCCCGAGATCGAGGGCCTGAGCAACCCGCTGGAGGCGGGGCTGATCAAGTGGGCGTGA
- a CDS encoding PIN domain-containing protein codes for MRLIPDVNVLLSGVTSERGPARTLYLSARRFEVTFVLSEGHFQELRRVLTYPDVLRLGRGITASDAFGLAVELYEGAEVVRRVERFDWPSCPDPKDWYLLDLFVAAQPDALVTNRE; via the coding sequence TTGCGCCTGATCCCAGACGTAAATGTGCTGCTGAGCGGGGTCACGAGTGAACGTGGCCCCGCACGCACGCTCTACCTCTCCGCGCGGCGCTTCGAGGTGACGTTCGTGCTGAGCGAGGGACACTTCCAGGAGTTGCGTCGGGTGCTGACCTACCCGGACGTTCTACGGCTGGGTAGGGGCATCACGGCCTCGGACGCCTTTGGCTTGGCGGTGGAACTCTACGAGGGGGCGGAGGTGGTACGGCGGGTGGAACGCTTCGACTGGCCGTCGTGCCCCGATCCAAAAGACTGGTATTTGCTCGACCTGTTTGTGGCGGCGCAACCGGACGCGTTAGTGACTAACCGCGAATAG
- the pckA gene encoding phosphoenolpyruvate carboxykinase (ATP), whose amino-acid sequence MSLTSSNPLQTLGIRHAAFHHNPGVDELYEAALRLGEGQVAAGGPLAVRTNKTGRSPKDRFIVEDDLTRDRVWWGGFNTPISPQVFDRLLDKMTAHAEGRELFVQDVFAGTDPQHRLAVRVVTEMAYHSLFVRNMFVRPTEAELENFEPDWTVLNIPSFKADPERDGVRSDTFIIVNFTRRMIIAGGTQYAGENKKGIFGVLNFLLPEAGVMPMHCSANVGPDGDVALFFGLSGTGKTTLSADPARRLIGDDEHGWTDTGVFNFEGGCYAKVINLNPEAEPAIHRTTQTYGTVLENVVLRADGTPDLDDGSLTENTRSAYPIEQIGNIVEEGRAGHPRNIVFLTADAFGVLPPLSRLTPEQTMYQFISGFTAKIPGTEQGVTEPQPTFSTCFGAPFMPRHPGEYARLLAQKVQESGARVWLVNTGWTGGQYGQGQRMSIAHTRRLINAALSGELDNVPFVREPFFDLEIPTEVPGVPSEVLNPREAWADQDAYDRTARKLAGMFRENFGRFEDGVDPKVTASMPEHGEG is encoded by the coding sequence ATGAGCCTGACCAGCTCCAATCCACTTCAGACCCTCGGTATCCGCCACGCCGCCTTTCACCACAACCCCGGAGTGGACGAGCTGTACGAGGCCGCCCTGCGGCTGGGCGAGGGGCAGGTCGCGGCGGGGGGGCCGCTCGCCGTGCGGACGAACAAGACTGGCCGCAGCCCCAAGGACCGCTTCATCGTCGAGGACGACCTCACCCGCGACCGGGTATGGTGGGGCGGCTTCAACACGCCCATCTCCCCCCAGGTCTTCGACCGCCTGCTGGACAAGATGACCGCCCACGCCGAGGGCCGGGAACTCTTCGTGCAGGACGTCTTCGCCGGAACTGACCCCCAGCACCGCCTCGCCGTGCGGGTGGTCACCGAGATGGCCTACCACTCGCTGTTCGTCCGCAACATGTTCGTGCGGCCCACAGAGGCGGAGCTGGAGAACTTCGAGCCCGACTGGACGGTCCTGAACATCCCCTCCTTCAAGGCGGACCCGGAGCGGGACGGCGTGAGGAGCGACACCTTCATCATCGTGAATTTCACGCGGCGGATGATCATTGCGGGGGGCACCCAGTACGCGGGCGAGAACAAGAAGGGCATCTTCGGGGTGCTCAACTTCCTGCTGCCCGAAGCCGGGGTGATGCCGATGCACTGCTCGGCCAACGTGGGGCCGGACGGGGACGTGGCCCTCTTCTTCGGGCTGAGCGGCACGGGCAAGACCACCCTCTCCGCCGACCCCGCCCGCAGACTCATCGGCGACGACGAGCACGGCTGGACGGACACGGGCGTCTTCAACTTCGAGGGCGGCTGCTACGCCAAGGTCATCAACCTCAACCCCGAGGCCGAGCCCGCCATCCACCGCACTACACAGACATACGGCACCGTGCTGGAAAACGTCGTGTTGAGGGCAGACGGCACCCCCGACCTCGACGACGGCTCACTGACCGAGAACACCCGCAGCGCCTACCCCATCGAGCAGATCGGCAACATCGTCGAAGAAGGCCGCGCCGGGCACCCGCGCAACATCGTCTTCCTGACCGCCGACGCCTTCGGGGTGCTGCCGCCGCTGAGCCGCCTGACACCCGAGCAGACGATGTACCAGTTCATCAGCGGCTTCACCGCCAAGATTCCGGGCACGGAGCAGGGGGTGACCGAGCCGCAGCCCACCTTCTCGACCTGCTTCGGGGCGCCCTTCATGCCCCGCCACCCCGGCGAGTACGCCCGGCTGCTGGCACAGAAGGTGCAGGAGAGCGGCGCCCGCGTGTGGCTGGTGAACACGGGCTGGACCGGCGGGCAGTACGGGCAGGGTCAACGCATGAGCATCGCCCACACCCGGCGACTTATCAACGCGGCCCTCTCCGGCGAACTCGACAATGTACCCTTCGTGCGTGAGCCCTTCTTCGACCTGGAGATTCCGACCGAGGTGCCGGGGGTGCCGAGCGAGGTGCTTAACCCGCGCGAGGCGTGGGCGGACCAGGACGCCTATGACCGCACGGCACGCAAACTGGCGGGGATGTTCCGCGAGAACTTTGGGCGCTTCGAGGACGGGGTGGACCCCAAGGTCACGGCGAGTATGCCGGAGCACGGGGAGGGGTAA